From the genome of Pelobates fuscus isolate aPelFus1 chromosome 11, aPelFus1.pri, whole genome shotgun sequence:
TCCAGGTGGTGGAGGCTGGCCAGGGCGCTGTTTATGTGGCAGGTCAGGTTTCAAATCTGTAGAGTCCCTGGGTCCGGGATAGTTTCCTCCCATTTCACTCTTGGGAGGAAGGTTCATATATATTGGTTCTTCCCTTCTACCTGttgggagaagacgggagtttttTTCTGGAAAACCCACTTGTCCTCTGCTTTCAGGAGTCCCCACATATTGATATCTGACCCCTCCTCCCACAAAGTAGGGACGCAGTTGTGCAGGGGGTGCCCTATCCCACCTCTGGTAGCAGAAAAGTTCTGGGTCAGAAGGAAGGGCTGTTCCATACCAGCCACCAAGGCCCGGTGGAGGTGCAGGATGGGGGTGAGATGGAGGAGACTGAACACATGACCAGGGTGTCTGGATAAGTCCATAGGATGCATTGATGGGTGCAAGGTGAGGAGGATCCCCCAGAATCTCATAATAAAGACCTTCAGGATCTGGCCATGGTGGTGCCGAGCGCTGGGGAGGCAGTCTGGGCCCTTCCTCAACGAAGCGATAATTTGGTGGTCGAGGCCTTGGTGCACAGAAGCTTGGAGGCACAGGAAGGCTGCCTGACCTGGTGTGAAGACGGGGGACTCGAGATGGAGGGGCGACAGTTGGGGTAATCTTCCGGAGGTCAGCTGGGGAGTTTCCAGCAGCCTGCAGAGAAATGGAAGAAACGAAACATACAAATAATCACAAAACAATGTCAAAACGCAAGCATTTCTATTCAAAACATGGATAGTGGGGTCGAAGTGCAGGTTAATAGAACGAACATTAAACTGATTTAATATAGTGATGAACACAATGTTAACTAAGATAATGTGAaggccatttatttattttttagccaaATAAATTGTGATGCGATTCCCTGCCAGAGGGGGACTGATTTCTCAGCAGTATTGCAGCTGGAAACCTTGCCACCCTGTCTGAAATAATCGGGACGGCGGATTGTGGCATGAATGTACTCCAATCTCTGGAATGGGCGTTGGCGATTTAACAGTCTGGGCCCATCATTGGCACGGGTGCAACTTTACATCTTAAATCTTGCTGCTTAATATTTAAACACTCAAAACAGTCTACAcgtaatgctagcagaatgcaaaCAAATCTATGTATTGAACAAAAAAAGCCAACTTAAAAGGTCACTGGCCACATTTATCAATTAATTATACAGAGCAGTAATTAGTATATGGCGACCTAATGAACAGGTCACTGGGGGCATGAACTGGATCCGCAGCTCCGGCCATATGTGGTTAAACTAGCAATATTCatgataaaactatatatatgtattctgTGTGTTTAGAGTGCTTGCAGGAAGAGCTCAGTACAGAAGCTGCATAGCCGCAGGATTTGGAGCagttttaaaaatctttattttgtttttaatttaatacgTTTAAAAGAATGGGTTATCTTCATGCATAGACAGACACTATGCCCCTCACCAGCGTACTGTGTGCAGGATTCCTCAGGGGCCGATGCTGGGTGGGAATCAGCGTGGGAGGGCGCAGTTCTGAATAGAGAGGTCCTTCCTTGGCTAGCGTAATCTCACTACACTCCATAGACAGAGAGCGGCGAAACACAGACATCGCGGGGTGAGTGGGCCCAGATCTCAGGGATGGTTTAGCTGGGACGGTGCCAGTTGATATGGAAGACTGCAGGGCCCGTTGAGCACTCTCTGCCAGCTTCAAGGCCATGAGCCGCGCTGGGTCTTTTGGAGGCGGAGGCGGAGGGACCTGGCGGAGGAGGGATAGGGAAGGAGGATGGGTAGATTGCTTGGGAGACACTGTCCGACCTGGATGGAAAATAATATGTTTGCAAATAAATTCTAATTACTTCTACAATTTATAAATAGACTTTCACTCATTGTTGTGAAGAACAAGAGGCTTAGAGGACCCGGGCACTGTTTTCCATCACATCCAACGGTACAGAACCATTCTTTACAGCTTAGATTATATTGTGACTTTAAAATACTCTCTTTCTATGGAACCAATACAAACGACCAAGCAAAGGAAAAAGCAGGAGCAAGAGAAAGTATGTGGGGCAAAGAGAGAGAGGGCTGGGGAGGGGACAAAAACCAGAGAGGGGGGAAGAGCAAAGTGAGAGAGTGGAGGGGAATGCGGCAGagagaatacatgtttatatctaAACATTGCTAAAATAAAACAGGATTCGTGAAGCTTTACTCACTTGTAGGAGAATCCTGTTTACCAGAGACTCCACTTATCTTCCCTTTGACGTCTCGAACGGCTGTCTCATTCAGCTGGCAGGACTGCAAAAGCAAGGATAGCACTTGTGGGGGAGGAGAAAGGCtacgggggactgggcactccaTGTCCGCCACAAGACGCTCTGGAGGGCTGTGGGTAGGAGATGGAGTGCACCCTCCCATGGGCGACAGGCTCAGTCTGCGGGGCAGGGAACGAGACGGAGTCTGATTCGTCACTTGGGCTTTAATTGTTCCAGGAGAGCGAACCTCTTCATGGTCCGAGAAGGAGAGACGGAAGGAGAGAGGATCGAATCCGAGACCATCTGTGTCAGGAAGTGGTGGCGAGAGATCAAGATCTTCTTCAATCCATGCAGACTGTGGACGTGCAGAGCCTTGGGGAGATGGCACACATGGCGGAGAGGGTGAAGTGGGTCCCAAACTCTCAACTGAGTGACAATGAGGCATTCGAGATGGGAGACCATCACTTGTAGAGCGTGGGCGTCGGAGGCGAGAGGGTCGCTGAAATCCTGTCAGTGGGAAGCACACAATGGGACAGGCATTAGAACGAAAACCACAACACAACGGCatgacaaaaagagaaaaaagtgaAATAACATTGAATTTAAAAAAGGGCATTTCATAGAAAATGTACTTCCTTTTACCACGATCCTTTTAGTAGAATTAAATTATGTTTAGATTGCTTTAATGTTTATCAGAATTAGTTTCCAATGATAGAGgggatttacaaaaataaaacaaacaagcaaaaactaaaattataaaaaaaaaagacattacagTTATGGATAATGAGAAACGTGCACTAATCTCCATTGTATGCCTTCTCTGTGCCTTTCCAGAAAAAGGCTGTGATGTCCAAGTGAGATTGTATTAATAaaatactaaattaaaaaaagcaacatttacaaaataaaacaatgagtACGGACTACTTGTATTTGTTTGATTCAGATATACACTGACTGGGGGACATTATAGCAAATTAAAAGAATGACAGAATTTTTACAACCTATGTTGACTGATTCATCTGCACAATAAGCCCAAGCCAGGATCTCTGCACTGATAAACAATGCAGACATGTGAAGCTGGGTGGGTGCCCCCTGCTGGTAATCGCACAGAAATATTTTGTGAAAATCAGAAAAATgctacaaataaacataaaaaaagctTGCATTTTGCAACTGAAATCACACATCATTGTATTTATAGTTTGGAGGTAGAGATAAAAAATGGCTGAGAAAAAGTGGGACAGGCCCATTGAGAGTCACCGAATTTCCTCTACGATGCGTACCAGTTCCACTAGTGTGAGAGCACAGAGACTCCTCGCTTTTAGCAGACCGCAGAGTGACTGTTTCAGAGACTGTTGGGGGAATGAGAGAATGCAATATGATGAGACAAtatgcacagagtgagtgtgcacTTAAAGAGACAGATGGGTGTGGAGGGAGAAGACAAAATGCAGGTATGTACTTACTTCTTTGGCATGCTACAGAGTCCCGGATACCACCGGGTCGAGACTTTTTGTGTTGAGACGAGTTTTTTCCAATAGCAAAGAAGGTCCTCCAGCTGCTGCCTCCACTCGACTTCTTCCGTCCACGAGACAGCTTCCTGCGAGTGAGATAAATAGAGGCAGACAGTAAAAACCTGGAGATCAGAAGTAGCCAATATAGCATGCATAAAATTAGAAACCGACCTGTCCTCAATGTTCTCCAATATCCGCTCCTGTTTGCTTGGAGATGTCCTCTCTGCACCCAGTTTCTCAGCTGCTTCCCTTTGACTCTGGCTCCGTGCCTGAGCCTCCTGAAGGCTGACAAGACGGCCAGATGGGCAGCCACCCATCAGCGAGCGAGGGCGGATTGGCCCACAGCGACCTAGGCAGGGAGTGACACAGTTTAACAAAAGGAGCAAAATACAACTTAGTGTTAAACAACAATAAGCAATGCCAAGCTCTGCAGACAAGAGTTGATAACGTGCTAATCTTTTCTAATTTAAAACAGAAAACAGATCAGTGTAATGGCCTTGTAGGCTCTGATGGGACAACACTGTACAAAcaacaaaaggaaaaacaaacatCGGCCTTTGTAATGTGAAAAGCTACCTTAATACACTTCATACAACCCCTAACAGACCAAGCAGCACCCAGCCAAGCTGACTCTGTACACAAACACCCATTACCTCAATGCCAGGCCCCCATTAATTCACTTTGCATTAAATCCAGGCCAAGACTCCTTGGGGAGGAGAACAGAAGAGGTGTGCTCTCCAACAAGGTATAATCGGCTGGGCCCAGAATGCCGAGAGATACATACCAGTACAGCACGTGGTGGGAATGGCTTGCAGAAGATATAAAGCTCCTTCATTCAGATATACACCCTGGAAAGGAGTCTCCGTGTTCAAGAAAATGGACAGAGAAATATACTGTAACTTGGAGCTAGACAATGATCTCTATTTATTGTGAGTAATTCCAGGACAAACATCTAAAAGTGAATAAATAAGAAGGAACATTTTGTTCATCTCCGTGGTGAaagctccacttttagaactttgaccCAGAATTGCTCGTTATACACAGCCAGGGCCTCAATACATTGTAACACCTCATccagcaggggcagagagtgAATCTTCGCTGAAGCTCATGAAATGATGTATGGAGGAAAATTGCTCATTTTTGTTATCCTGTTTTATTGCATGACGGACATGAACATTTTCATAGATCATCGGCTTGTCTGAAGGTATTCTATCactaaagtgaggattttaaGTTGTTCTTAAACTAAACAGGTTAGATCTATTGAAGAGTTTACTTCCAGGAAGTAAACAAACAtcattataaaatattaaaatctgtTCACATTCAGATAGATGTCTTTAAACATTCCACAATGGTGGCCTTGTAATGTGGGATGCGTTCATTTGACCCACATTCGGTGTTCAATCCGCGCACTAGCTGTCAGTCCTCACTTGTTCGGTCTCTGCTGCAAGGCATCCTCCATCGGTAGGGGACTGAACCCCACATCGCCTGTTCTGTACTTGGTACCAGGCTTCCGGCAGTGTAAGAAGACGAGGTCTAATTGAGATGCAAGATGCTCTACGGAGGCCGGTCGCTTTTGCTGGTAAAGAGGGATAGAAGACAATGTGGAGAAAGATAGCGGCAGGTCTCTTCCATTGACTTTCCAAGCTTGCGTGGCGAAGCAGGTCCAGCAAAGGATAGGGCAAGTAGAAGAAAAAGAAGCCGTGGAAGTGGCATGAATAGAAAGGATTAGGGCAGAAGAAAGCAAGTGGCAGCAGCATGTATAGATCAGGCAGGGAGGCGTGGAGACCAAAGGGGACTTCAGCAAACCACAGATATATCTTGTCCAGCAGAAAGCCAGAGGGAAGTGTGTGGGCAAGATCCAGAAGCGCCATCCAGTGACAGATCAGGTGCAATAGTTTAACAGATTGAGAAGGAGCGTTTGAGTAGCAATCAGCTGCTGCAGGCTGGGGATGGAGGATTAAGACTGAGCATTCACTAATGccgcgccccctccccccccccccccccccctctttatacAAACATCTGTTTAtggtaaagtgctgtggaataagtctatataaatggcaatgacATTAATAGTTTACAAAAAGCTGGATATTGGAGGGATAGTCTGTCATGGGGGTCTGAATCACAGAAAATACACATCCCACAACTCTCAGCAAGCCGTTTGACTTCACAGCAATACCTAGGCTCCATGGACGGTAACAGTGGCAATGTTTCTACACTATATAGCAGTCTACCCAATACCACAAGTTCCTGGCCAAGGGTACGCCTGTGTGTTCTGTGCACACTGACAGCACCGTACAACCAGGTCTGCTAGAGAACTAAGCTCACTACATGCAGGTGTTTCACCAGAGAAATTATACTGGAAGTTAATTGGAGCTTATGTACATCGGCAATCTTCTGACAATTAGGAGCAAATGTATCAGGAGGCAGCCATTGCTCTTTTGCAGCAGGCCTCCAAAGTTTCAGCCTGTTAATACATTTCTAAAAATTATCTTCGTTCATATTACAGAGGAGTTTAGCTCTTTAGTAATGACAGAAACACTAGATATCCAGTGTTAAACAAAATCAGTGGATTACATGATAATTAGAGGAATCCAAATTAGCCAGTTTATCACGTGTTATTTAGTGGAATGATAACATGTTTAAATGGACAGTGCATGGCACCTTTGCTCTGCAggtaattttaatgtaaaaaaacaaaaaaaacaacacttggtCTATGCAGGATTTCTCatcctagcaaaaaaaaaaaaacttgccctCCTGTGAAATTATGGGAAATAAAGATGGACGACGTCAGTCACTTTATTTATATCGAGTTTAAGCAGATATATCAGAATATTGAAAAGAAGATATAATGAGCAGAAAGGTCTGGTATCTGAATATCCAACTTAGTCAACAAAGAAGATCCTTCTGGCCGACGTGTTTGTAGGGATACAATATTACGGTTTGTTTTACCTTCATGGAGGAAAGGTTATGGAGACCGTTTACACACAGTGTTACGATAGAAACTGGGTATTCCGGGAACAATATATTATTACGACATCAGGGGTTACCAAACCAACAGATTATAAGCTAATTTATTGTAATCTGTACCTGCCGCATACTATTACTTTATTGTTTGTATAATACGctctgccatatatatatatatatttggtcaaGACACAAAACAGAATTACCATTATTTGGAACCAGCACGTAAGATGTGTCCAGCTTACCATGAAATCTGTGCCTTGTCTTACACATGGCAGGATTGAATGAACGGTTACATTATGGGTCTGTGAGCTTATCTTCCAACAGAATAATTTAACAGCACGCTAAAGCCATGTTCTTATTTTGGGGTCACTGTCACAATAAAGGTTAGGAAGAGCGAtctaaaacaaacactaaattctaATAGTGAAACCTTAAAATAACTAGAATGTCATTAAGATGGAGTAACATTAAttgggagatataaaacatgccATATAAAGTGTGATTATATCGGAAGTTTACTCACCGATAGAGGTGAAGGTATCGCTAAAGAGCGTCTCCACATTACACAGGAGAAACTCCACGAGCACAGATTGTACGCGCACTTCACGAAACGCATCTGCTCCAGGCGTTCCCACAGACTCCATGTCCCGAGACCTGAGACAgaagacaaaataaatacatgtaaacAATATCTGTACGGGCATGAAAAATACCTGTATAGGTAAATTATAACCAGTAGAATATTAGGTACATTCCCTTCCACACATGTCCAGCTCATTACTTGACAAAAACAATTGTGTGTAAAATCACAAAATGGGATTATCCTGCCTGGCAATATTCTGATCTcttattagaaacatagaatgtgacggcagataagaaccattcggcccatctagtctgcccaattttctaaatactttcattagtccctggccttatcttatagttaggatagccttatgcctatcccacgcatgcttaaactcctttactgtgttaacctctaccacttcagcaggaaggctattccatgcatccactgccctctcagtaaagtaatacttcctgatattatttttaaaccattttccctctaatttaagactatgtcctcttgttgtggttgtttttcttcttttaaatatagtctcctcctttactgtgttgattccctttatgtatttaaatgtttctatcatatcccccctgtctcgtctttcctccatgctatacatgttaagatcctttaacctttcctggtaagttttatcctgcaatccatgaaccagtttagtagcccttctctgaactctctctaaggtatcaatatccttctgaagatatggtctccagaactgcgtacaatactccaagtgaggtctcaccagtgttctgtacaatggcatgagcacttccctctttctactgctaatacctctccctatacaaccaagcattctgctagcatttcctgctgctctattacattgtctgcctacctttaagtcatcagaaataatcaccccctaAATCCCtgtcctcagatgttgaggttaggactctatcaaatattctgtactctgcccttgggtttttacgtccaagatgcattatcttgcacttatccacattaaatgtcagttgccacaactctgaccatttttctagtttacctaaatcatttgccatttggcttatccctcctggaacatcaaccctgttacatatcttagtatcatccgcaaaaagacacaccttaccatcaagaccttctgcaatatcactaataaaaatattaaagagaatgggtccaagtacagatccctgagttaccccattggtgacaagcccaagctttgaatatactccattgactacaaccctctgttgcctgtcactcagccactgccttacccattcaacaatattgaaatccaaactcaaagattgcagtttattgataagctttctatgtgcaacagtgtcaaaagccttactgaaatctaggtaagcaatgtctactgcaccaccctgatctataattttagttacccaatcaaaaaaatcaataagattaccgtatttttcgctccataagacgcacttttttcccctcaaaagtgaggggaaatgtctgtgcgtcttatggagcgaatatgaagctttacttacctgtcttgtagcgttggccggcagcacagggcgcaccgcggtagtggaacttgaatttcatgttccggtttccggcgggactgaaaggaagtgtgcacaagctgagtgcgcacttcctttcagtcccgccggaaaccggaacatgaaattcaagttccactaccgcggtgcgccctgtgctgccggccaacgctacaagacaggtaagtaattatgggaaaaggggagggggacagtatgggagagaagaatatggggagggggttgaagtctatggggaggggggggagatgaagtctgtggggaggggggggagatgaagtctgtggggagggggggagatgaagtctgtggggagggggggagatgaagtctgtggggaggggggggagatgaagtctgtggggaggggggggagatgaagtctgtggggaggggggggagatgaagtctgtggggaggggggggaagatgaagtctgtggggaggggggggagatgaagagatgaagtctgtggggaggggggggagatgaagagatgaagtctgtggggaggggggggagatgaagtctgtgggggggggggggagatgaagtctgtgggcaggggggagatgaagtctgtggggagggggggagatgaagtctgtggggagggggggagatgaagtctgtggggagggggggagatgaagtctgtggggaggggggaagatgaagtctgtggggaggggggaagatgaagtctgtggggaggggggggagattaagtctgtggggagggggtgggtgaagactatggggagggggtgagtgaagactatgggagggggggacactatgggacaggggagaaaaaacataaattttacttaccgaaaatttctttttcctgaagattagaggcagtgcttataccacagggatatccaatctggagggaaaaaacaggcaggcaaatctccaaacatttaaaccctcccctaattacctcctttccaataagtagcagctcctcctgatcatacccagaaaatacataagccaaatagctgcaaaactACTGAGTAtattagaaaaaggggcgggaattgtagcactgcctctaatcttcaggaaaaagaaattttcggtaagtaaaatttatgtttttcctttcagattagaggcagtgcttataccacagggatataataaagcagatcctgagggcgggtttcagttcactactgcttgaagcaccttgcgcccaaaagctgcatcctccgaggccagtatgtcccacttgtagtgtcttgagaacgtatggagagaggaccgattagcagctgaacaaatctgagaaggagaagcagctgctcgcagagcccatgacggcgaaacagctctagtagaaggtgcctttatagggcctgcaaTTACTGTGCCACTCTTAGAATAAgataacagaatacaatccttcagccatctagccagagaactcttcgaaaccATCATACCTTTTCTTTGTGCCTctgaacaagacaaacataccgttATCCTTCCGGAAGGATTCAGTAGCTTTTAGATATTGcaaaagacatctctttacgtCTAAGCAGTGAAATTTACTTTCCAAGGCATTAGACGGATTCCGACAAAAGGTCGGCAAAACCACTTCTTGTTTGACATTCGCAACAGATAAAACTTTAGTGATACATGAAGGATCGAGCTTCAGAacctccttgtcctgatgaaaaccaaaaagggaaaattcgcccgaagagcttggatctcacatactcttttagctgaCGTAATAGCCACCGAAAAAACGGTTTTCAACGAAATCATCTTCAgggaagcttcctccaatggttcaaagggcggctcacaaagcgcggaaaggaccaaatttagatcccagggaggacaggtttccccAACATAGGGCACTAAacgtgtcagagctctgaagaaccttgaaatcagAAAATTCGAGGCTAAGCATCTGAGGGAGAcgaaactgatagcagaaacttgtaatttcaatgaagcaggtttaagacctattgcaaatcccatctgaaggaagcttagaatcttctggatggatgcggaaacagggttgactttaaacctacaacaccGCTGATAAAAAACTTCCAAATCCTAGCGTAGATCCTTGAAGTAGATTCCTTGTAAGTTGCCAAtaaaatttttataacttcaggatccagacctttactctctaaaatctggagttcagaaaccaggccgtcaatcggaatctccgaagggtcggaagaggcaccatggctTCCTCTAGAATTCCTCCTGaaagaggaagcttccaaaaggtggcccctgGAAAGTTCAgaagaaccgagaaccaacttcttcttggccaccagggaaggattaGGATAATCCTTACAATATCCAGCCTACtatttgaagtattctgggaataagaactactggcgggaagatatatgccaggttgaacttccgTGGTACCgacagggcatctatgatatCTGGCTGGTCTGCTGGATTTAGGGACGCAAAACGACTTGTCCTCCTGTTCATTCCGGAGGCCATCAGGTCTatctccggaacaccgaagcggtctgtaATGAGCTTGAAAATTCTGCATGACAaggaccaatctgcttgtttcaaatgatgccggctcagggcatctgccaccacatagAATTTCCTAAAACGTGAACTGCTGAGATCGACATAAGGTGAACTTCTGACCACAGCATGATCattgaacaaaggctttctaatTTTGTTGATCTTGAGCCTCTctgtttgttcaaatatgccactgtcgttcgatagactgaacgaatttgaatatgttgatctttgatgagaaactgaaatGCCAAAAgcgccatccatacggcctttaattccctgaagttcgaggaatttctcatatccttctcttgccaacACCCATGCTTCATTCCAACCGACagccgggattgaggctgtaaacagacccagtaGGCACATGGCTTCTCTGATCGAAAACACACCTTTTTCTCTGAGATTCCGGATTAAACGCTTGATCTTTagtttcttctcttctggcaggaaaacttcatagcgatagaatccaaacttagacccaagaactggatccttgAACTGGCACCAGTTCCGATTTGTTGacatttattagccagccatgttTTCCAGCGATTATATAGCTGTCCCCAGGACTAACTGTAGCCGATCCTGGGACTCTGCAAtaaacagccagtcgtccaaacaaggaatgacagcgatgcccatacctcttagaaaagctgagacgactactagaagctttgtgaataccctgggcgccgatgacaggccgaaaggcagtgctctgaattggtaatgtctGGTTTACCGATTGGCAGCACACAGCAAACCTTAGAAGatttttgctggattctgctatgggtacCAAAGATAGGCATCtttaaatccagggacgcaaaccaacctACTGGATGAATAAGCAGAGTCGCTGATTTTATTGATTCCCTGAGGAATTTTAATTTGATAATCCGCCTGTTTACGGCTTTTAGGTCTATCATGGGTCTGAACGATCCAactggttttggcaccaagaaaagtcctgaataggtgccttgatgtctttcctttagaggaacttcttccaccactctttatAGTAACAGACTTGATACTTCTCGCATCAGGGAGAGTTCCATATCCAGAGAATGAACCTCGGAACATAGAAACAATTTCTTTGGGAtttgtgataattctagagcgtatcccTGCTTTATCACTGCGAGGA
Proteins encoded in this window:
- the ARHGAP33 gene encoding rho GTPase-activating protein 33 isoform X3, with amino-acid sequence MVARGSDTLDSGTESSNRLISSTAPGGVKGKPSKRITRGPFVKLADCAHYHYENVNYGPIQLSISDSRPEDSSAAETDAIYIVQVTCQGRSWSVLRNYEDFRVLDSNLHRCIFDRRFSQLLELPPRSELPSQGQVLAPLLARYLKGLSGIVDSNINCGPILSWMEIDNHGNRLLVNEEASINVPAIAAAHVIKRYTAQAPDELSFEVGDIVSVIDMPPREDTSWWRGKHSFQVGFFPSECVQLITDSKNPSPTTGIQEGDVKLAVSSPHGSNSPRPVCRRHGKLAGLLRSFMASRPSKQRLRQRGILRERVFGTDLGEHLLNSGEDVPKVLSSCSQFLEKFGIVDGIYRLSGVSSNIQKLRHEFDSERIPDLSRDTYLQDVHCVSSLCKLYFRELPNPLLTYRLYHPFTEAMSAATEEEKLIHVHDLIQQLPPPHYRTLEYLLRHLSQLSAHSERTGMHARNLAIIWAPNLLRSRDMESVGTPGADAFREVRVQSVLVEFLLCNVETLFSDTFTSIGRCGPIRPRSLMGGCPSGRLVSLQEAQARSQSQREAAEKLGAERTSPSKQERILENIEDRKLSRGRKKSSGGSSWRTFFAIGKNSSQHKKSRPGGIRDSVACQRISETVTLRSAKSEESLCSHTSGTGFQRPSRLRRPRSTSDGLPSRMPHCHSVESLGPTSPSPPCVPSPQGSARPQSAWIEEDLDLSPPLPDTDGLGFDPLSFRLSFSDHEEVRSPGTIKAQVTNQTPSRSLPRRLSLSPMGGCTPSPTHSPPERLVADMECPVPRSLSPPPQVLSLLLQSCQLNETAVRDVKGKISGVSGKQDSPTSRTVSPKQSTHPPSLSLLRQVPPPPPPKDPARLMALKLAESAQRALQSSISTGTVPAKPSLRSGPTHPAMSVFRRSLSMECSEITLAKEGPLYSELRPPTLIPTQHRPLRNPAHSTLAAGNSPADLRKITPTVAPPSRVPRLHTRSGSLPVPPSFCAPRPRPPNYRFVEEGPRLPPQRSAPPWPDPEGLYYEILGDPPHLAPINASYGLIQTPWSCVQSPPSHPHPAPPPGLGGWYGTALPSDPELFCYQRWDRAPPAQLRPYFVGGGVRYQYVGTPESRGQVGFPEKNSRLLPTGRREEPIYMNLPPKSEMGGNYPGPRDSTDLKPDLPHKQRPGQPPPPGRQEGFGGPPPIHTQQQHSHPLRREGSLNFFRPPLPPPSAMWGTQPKFPEARETPLITYETPPGGGQRMAYMPPHCLLSEGGTVYGNLEQSGTQHRSPTPAGPPGILGPAWTVHSEGQTRSYC